A region of Frederiksenia canicola DNA encodes the following proteins:
- a CDS encoding cytolethal distending toxin subunit A/C, producing the protein MKRILRYATLSLAMLSIVSCSSSPGDCQVDDQTLFQQTLNPTPPTMEELKRAVSLPKPQTLAQLAGSHDSNNQLPRPTPSLASNFMTIMGQNGTVITVWALTKRNWLWGYAPINSQHFGNIRNWRIERSFRREHFRFLNQALGTCMQAYGNGIIHDGCDPKNLDQDFELMPTDRGAVFIKSVSQQRCITYNPVSTTNYSTLWLSECDDKHITPLKDQTFYLAPPLLSAEPLVQ; encoded by the coding sequence ATGAAACGTATTTTACGCTACGCGACATTGAGCCTTGCTATGTTAAGCATTGTGAGTTGTTCAAGTAGCCCCGGTGATTGTCAGGTAGATGATCAAACTTTATTTCAACAAACACTCAATCCCACCCCGCCGACCATGGAAGAATTAAAAAGAGCAGTATCATTACCTAAGCCGCAAACCTTAGCTCAGTTAGCGGGAAGCCATGACAGTAATAACCAACTACCTCGTCCAACCCCATCCCTCGCCTCTAATTTTATGACTATTATGGGACAAAACGGTACCGTTATTACGGTATGGGCATTAACAAAACGTAACTGGTTATGGGGCTATGCACCAATTAATTCACAACATTTCGGCAATATTCGCAATTGGCGGATAGAGCGTAGTTTCCGTCGTGAACATTTTCGTTTCTTAAATCAGGCTCTCGGTACTTGTATGCAGGCTTATGGCAATGGAATTATTCATGATGGCTGTGATCCTAAGAATTTAGATCAAGACTTTGAATTGATGCCAACTGATAGGGGGGCAGTCTTTATCAAAAGCGTTTCACAACAACGTTGTATTACCTATAACCCGGTCAGTACAACGAACTACTCAACATTATGGCTTTCAGAATGTGATGATAAGCACATTACCCCATTGAAGGATCAAACTTTCTATCTTGCTCCGCCATTATTATCTGCTGAACCCCTTGTTCAATAG
- a CDS encoding cytolethal distending toxin subunit B family protein yields MRHLLIILLLFFSSFSFATLDQYTVATWNLQGSSASNESKWNINVRQLITGQQSAGILMVQEAGSLPVTARRTQRVIQPVGVGIPIEEYLWNLGTNRRPDFVYIYYSRLDVGANRVNLAIVSRARADEVYVIDSGVPVLQARPAVGIRIGNDAFFSVHALSSGGTDAPRLVQGVFNFFNDREHPERRNISWMLVGDFNRSPVSLQNALRGEPGVDNSTLIVAPTEPTHRSGSILDYAVIHNADQAPQHQTTNVSASIMFNQMRSQIASDHFPVSFVKDR; encoded by the coding sequence ATGCGTCATTTACTCATTATATTATTACTATTTTTTAGCTCATTTTCTTTTGCTACATTAGATCAATACACGGTTGCAACTTGGAATTTGCAGGGATCATCGGCATCAAATGAAAGTAAGTGGAATATCAATGTCAGGCAGCTTATTACAGGCCAACAATCGGCAGGTATTTTAATGGTGCAAGAAGCAGGATCTTTACCGGTAACAGCAAGAAGAACGCAACGAGTGATTCAGCCCGTAGGGGTTGGTATTCCTATTGAAGAGTACTTGTGGAATTTAGGGACTAACCGACGACCTGATTTTGTGTATATTTATTATTCAAGGCTTGATGTAGGAGCAAATCGTGTCAATTTAGCGATTGTCTCTCGAGCAAGAGCCGATGAAGTTTATGTGATTGATTCGGGTGTACCAGTATTACAAGCACGTCCTGCAGTTGGGATTCGTATTGGCAATGATGCATTCTTCAGTGTACATGCATTGTCTTCTGGTGGTACGGATGCCCCAAGATTAGTACAAGGTGTTTTTAACTTTTTTAACGATCGCGAACATCCTGAACGTAGAAATATTAGTTGGATGTTAGTTGGGGATTTTAACCGCTCGCCCGTGAGCTTACAAAATGCGCTCAGAGGTGAGCCAGGAGTCGATAATAGTACACTAATTGTGGCACCAACAGAACCAACACATCGTTCAGGTAGCATTTTAGACTATGCAGTGATTCATAATGCGGATCAGGCACCACAACATCAAACGACCAATGTGAGTGCGAGTATTATGTTTAATCAGATGCGTTCCCAAATTGCCTCAGATCACTTTCCGGTTAGCTTTGTAAAAGATCGTTAG
- a CDS encoding cytolethal distending toxin subunit A: MKTWIKIIGIFTTIFSLQGFSVPLGPDPTSYPDVKVTPPPVLTLRSLLTGAPLENQQYGEHSEKNLHWELIDITVSNMNVVQFRVPNTQKCFTGGLVQDCEDTALTAFVLVPTDTGAFIIQQAFSGGACLASRGFGDLRFEQCLRGQIKSQDLPFLWALMPPFGDGKLLKMPSK; this comes from the coding sequence ATGAAAACATGGATAAAAATAATTGGAATATTCACCACAATATTTAGCTTACAGGGATTTTCGGTACCATTAGGCCCCGATCCGACAAGTTATCCGGATGTAAAAGTAACTCCACCACCAGTGCTAACGTTACGGAGTTTATTGACAGGTGCACCACTAGAGAACCAACAATATGGAGAACATTCAGAGAAAAATCTACATTGGGAACTCATTGATATTACCGTGAGTAATATGAATGTAGTTCAATTTAGAGTCCCAAATACGCAAAAATGTTTTACTGGAGGATTGGTACAAGATTGTGAGGATACCGCATTAACTGCTTTTGTTCTGGTTCCAACGGATACTGGGGCATTCATTATTCAGCAAGCCTTCTCTGGAGGTGCATGCCTTGCTAGCCGAGGTTTTGGCGATTTACGGTTTGAACAGTGTTTACGTGGGCAAATTAAGTCTCAAGATTTACCATTTTTATGGGCACTTATGCCGCCATTTGGAGATGGAAAATTACTTAAAATGCCTTCGAAATAG
- the asnS gene encoding asparagine--tRNA ligase, with amino-acid sequence MSQFPTISEILSGKVAVGSDVSVRGWVRTRRDSKAGLSFLAVYDGSCFDPIQAIINNDLPNYQDDVLRLTAGCSVVVTGKIVESPAEGQSVELQASHVEVVGWVEDPDTYPMAAKRHSIEYLREVAHLRPRTNLIGAVARVRHCLAQAIHRFFHEQGFYWVATPLITASDTEGAGEMFRVSTLDLENLPRGENGKVDFSQDFFGKEAFLTVSGQLNGETYACALSKIYTFGPTFRAENSNTTRHLAEFWMVEPEIAFADLADNAKLAEDMLKYVFRAVLEERKDDMAFFAKHVDSNVISRLEHFINSPFAQIDYTDAIDVLLKSGKAFEFPVEWGIDLSSEHERYLAEEHFKSPVVVKNYPKDIKAFYMRLNDDGKTVAAMDVLAPGIGEIIGGSQREERLDVLDKRMVEMGLNPEDYWWYRDLRKYGTVPHAGFGLGFERLIVYVTGLQNIREVIPFPRAPRNANF; translated from the coding sequence ATGTCTCAATTCCCTACAATTTCGGAAATTCTCAGCGGCAAAGTTGCCGTGGGTAGTGACGTTTCCGTGCGTGGTTGGGTTCGTACCCGCCGCGATTCCAAAGCTGGTTTATCATTTTTAGCCGTTTATGACGGTTCTTGTTTCGACCCAATTCAAGCGATCATCAATAACGATTTGCCAAATTATCAAGATGACGTGTTGCGTTTAACCGCAGGTTGCTCAGTGGTGGTGACAGGTAAAATCGTCGAATCGCCAGCAGAAGGACAATCCGTTGAATTACAAGCAAGCCACGTTGAAGTGGTCGGCTGGGTGGAAGATCCTGATACGTATCCAATGGCGGCAAAACGCCACTCTATCGAATATTTGCGTGAAGTGGCTCACCTTCGTCCACGCACAAACTTAATCGGTGCAGTAGCTCGTGTACGTCACTGCTTGGCTCAAGCGATTCACCGCTTCTTCCACGAACAGGGTTTCTACTGGGTTGCTACTCCGCTTATCACGGCTTCTGATACTGAAGGTGCGGGTGAAATGTTCCGTGTTTCAACGTTAGATTTAGAAAATTTACCACGTGGCGAAAACGGCAAAGTCGATTTCAGCCAAGATTTCTTCGGTAAAGAAGCATTCTTAACCGTTTCTGGTCAGTTGAACGGCGAAACTTACGCCTGTGCATTGAGCAAAATCTATACTTTCGGTCCAACTTTCCGTGCGGAAAACTCCAACACGACTCGCCACTTAGCTGAGTTCTGGATGGTTGAGCCTGAAATTGCCTTTGCTGACTTAGCTGACAATGCCAAACTTGCTGAAGATATGCTCAAATATGTGTTCCGTGCGGTGCTTGAAGAACGTAAAGACGACATGGCATTCTTCGCCAAACACGTCGACAGCAATGTGATCAGTCGTTTAGAACATTTCATCAATTCACCATTCGCTCAAATCGACTATACCGATGCGATTGACGTCTTGTTGAAATCAGGAAAAGCGTTTGAATTCCCTGTGGAATGGGGGATCGACTTATCGTCTGAGCATGAGCGTTACTTAGCGGAAGAACATTTCAAATCGCCAGTGGTGGTGAAAAACTATCCGAAAGACATCAAAGCGTTCTACATGCGTTTAAATGATGATGGTAAAACTGTGGCAGCAATGGATGTTCTTGCCCCAGGAATCGGTGAAATCATCGGCGGATCACAACGTGAAGAGCGTTTAGACGTGTTAGATAAACGCATGGTAGAAATGGGTTTAAACCCTGAAGATTACTGGTGGTATCGCGATTTGCGTAAATACGGCACCGTGCCGCACGCAGGTTTTGGTTTGGGCTTCGAGCGTTTGATCGTGTATGTCACTGGATTGCAAAATATTCGTGAAGTGATCCCATTCCCTCGTGCACCACGTAATGCAAACTTCTAA